One region of Miscanthus floridulus cultivar M001 chromosome 19, ASM1932011v1, whole genome shotgun sequence genomic DNA includes:
- the LOC136526139 gene encoding aluminum-activated malate transporter 10-like — MAWRISADDPRKVAHGFKMALALTLCSVFYYVQPLYDFTGQNAIWAVLTVVVVFEYTVGGCLYKGLNRAMATVTGAVLALGVQWIASKSGKELEPFILSGSLFVFAVAATYSRFLPKMKARFDYGVAIFILTYTLVAVGGYRVNEVAFMAQHRLTTIAIGAVICFAVYALVFPVWRGRSSTARSPATWTSWLPPSRAASRTTSRRL; from the exons ATGGCGTGGAGGATCAGCGCCGACGACCCTCGGAAGGTGGCGCACGGGTTCAAGATGGCGCTCGCGCTCACCCTGTGCTCTGTCTTCTACTACGTCCAGCCGCTCTACGACTTCACCGGCCAGAATGCCATCTGGGCCGTCCTGACGGTCGTCGTCGTCTTCGAGTACACAGTTG GTGGCTGCTTGTACAAAGGGCTGAACAGAGCCATGGCAACGGTGACCGGCGCCGTGCTGGCCCTCGGCGTGCAGTGGATCGCCAGCAAGTCCGGCAAGGAGTTGGAGCCCTTCATCCTCAGTGGCTCTCTATTTGTTTTCG CCGTCGCGGCCACCTATTCTAGGTTTCTGCCCAAGATGAAGGCCCGCTTCGACTACGGCGTCGCCATCTTCATCCTCACATACACGCTCGTCGCAGTGGGAGGGTACCGCGTCAACGAGGTTGCCTTCATGGCACAGCACCGGCTGACGACCATCGCCATCGGCGCCGTGATCTGCTTCGCCGTCTACGCGCTCGTCTTTCCCGTCTGGCGGGGCAGGAGCTCCACGGCCAGGTCGCCCGCAACATGGACAAGCTGGCTGCCGCCGTCGAGAGCTGCGTCGAGGACTACTTCTCGGAGGCTGTAG